CCATTGCCAATGTCGCCCTTCCCCACATTGCCGGTGATCTCGGCGCCAGCACCGATCAGGGAACCTGGGTTCTCACCAGCTATCTGGTCTCCAACGCAATCATTTTGCCGGTGGGCGCGTGGGCGTCGAGTGTCATCGGCCGCAAGAATTTCTTTCTGCTATGCATCACCATCTTCACCGCGGCAAGTTTTCTTTGCGGTATCGCCCCAACGCTACCGATCTTGCTCATCTCGCGGGTACTTCAGGGAGTCGGAGGTGGCGGCCTCCAGCCTATGGCGCAGGCCATCATGGCGGATTCCTTCGAAGAAAAAAAGCGTGGCCAGGCCTTCGCGCTCTACGGTCTTGTGGCAGTGCTTGCGCCATCCCTTGGGCCGACGATCGGCGGTTGGATCACCGACAACTACTCCTGGCGATGGATCTTCTATATCAATCTTCCCGTCGGCATCCTCGCGTTCTTTCTGGTCAGCCGCCTGGTGCAGGATCCGCCCTGGATCAAAGCAGACCGTGCCAATCTCAGGAAACTGGACTACATCGGCCTCGGATTGCTCACGGTCGCCATGGGCGGCATGCAAGTCATGCTGGATAAGGGGGAAGAGAACGACTGGTTTGCCTCCACCTTCATCCGCATCTTCTGCTTTCTATTCGTTGCAGGTATGGCCGGCCTGATCTGGTGGCAGTGGCGGGCTAAGAATCCCATCATGAATTTGCGGCTATTCAAGTACAAGAATTTCGCTATCTGTTGTTTCCTCATGATTCTAGTCGGCGGCGTCCTGAATGCCGCAACCGTACTCGAGCCCCAGTTCCTGCAGCAGTTGATGGGCTACACGGCAACCCGCGCCGGAGAAGCGCTCGGCGGCGGCGGACTCGCCCTGCTCGTCGTTATGCCGCTGGCAGGAATAGCTACCGGCAGGTTTCCGGCGAGAAACATGGCTGCATTCGGTTTCGTCTGCTTCGCCGGCGCGTTCTATTACACCTCCACGCACTTCACGCTCACTATGACCTTCGGTTTTGCCTCGTGGTTGCGAATTCTTCAGATGTTCGCGATTCCTTTCGCCTTCATCGCCATCACTACCGCGGCTTATGTCGGACTTCCGAAAGAGGCGAGCAATCAGGTCTCTGGGATCATCAACTTCGTTCGCAACGTTGGCGGCAGTATCTTTATCGCCGTCACTGGAGCGATCGTCACCAACCGTTCTCTCTTTCACCAGGCACGCCTGCAGGAGTCCATGCAGCCGGGCAATCCCGCCTTCGTCAACCGGGTCAACGCGCTTACCTCTTACTTTGGCGGTAGCGGCAAAGGACCCGGACCCGGCCTCATGGCGCGAGCTGCAATTTACCAGCAACTCAATCAGCAGGCTGCTGCGCAGGCTTATCAGGACATCTACCGTCTGCTCTGTTGGATGGCAATGGGCATGGTGGTGTGCGCTTTCGTACTAAGTAAGAACAAGCCCGGACAGGGCGCCCCTGCGGGAGAAGCAATGCACTAGCAACGCACCTCACCATCAGGCCAGTATTGCCGGACGAAATTGCACTTCTAAAGTGCTGCGTTATTTCAATCAGGAGATAGGGTTACATGTGCGATAAAAAAACCAGCTCGATTGTTCACGCTCAGCAGACGCCTGTCGAACGAGTTGCCGAGCTTATGACGACAGCGGAAACGGAACTCGCCGCCTTTTACGAGACAGTATTCAGACGATATGGCCTGAAGGAAGCGAAGAAGTCGGCGCAGGACTGGATCGAAGAATTGGAGACGATGGATTGGCCCGCTGACTGGGCCCTCCCGAACTGGCGTCATGTGACAATCGCCGCTGCCGATTGCCTTGCCCTCAGAATCCTCGAACATTCTCCGCGCCGGTGAGGACCAACCGACCTCCTATCTGCATTGGACCTGGATGATGGTCAATGCGGCCTCTTGCACCTATAGGGAAAAATGTTCTTCCTGATCAGAAGTGTCAGGGAGGACGCAAGCTCTTTGAAGACCATCGGCGGTTCCTCAGGACGACAAGAAGCCGCGCCCGCAGCCCTCGTTGCTCACGATGCGACAGATCGTATTTGGCGACTGCGGTTAAACTCTTCCGATTGGCAAAGCCCTGTTGCGGAAGACTCGTCGATGCCGCTCGGCAATTCTGCTCAACTGTAGAGCCAGCAAATTGCAAGAGAAAGGAATTCGGTCCTAAGAGTCGAATTGAGGATAGTGGAGTTAGCCGCGAGTCACGAGCTGAGTTATCACCTCACGAAGCGGCGTCGCTCCATCCACATGCTCGGTTCCGGGTACCTGCCGTAGATCCCGCCCATGCTTCATGAGGCAAAGAACAGATAGCAGGTCTCCCTGGAATTGAGCTTTAAATGCGAATTGGCCCCGCCAACTCGCCTGAAGGTTGGCGCTCGAGATTTGGTGAACTTTTTCTCCTAACCGTGCAAACCCGCATTTGAAAATACATGTTTGTTCATGATATTTCTTGTTTATGCATGATTCGTCACTACCCACATCCAGAAGAGAAGTGATCGCGGAAAGACTCGATGCGGGACTCTCTGTTATCGCCTCCGAGTTGGCGGAAGAGTTCCAGCTTTCTGAAGATGCGATACGGCGTGATCTGCGCGCACTCGCCGCAGAAGGTCGTTGCAAGCGGGTGTATGGGGGCGCCCTTCCTGTGTCGTCTGCCTCTGGATCGCTGACAGAACGCATTCCGGTTCAATCAAGTGAAAAGATTCTGCTCGCGCGGACTGGTGCGCGCCTGATTCAACCGCGAGGGTTGATCTTTTTGGACGGGGGCAGCACGAATCTGGCACTGGTAGCAGAATTGCCGGAGAACAAGTTCCTGACCGTTGCGACTAATTCAGTTCCGGTGGCGAATGCTGTCCTTAACCGGAAGGGGCTGAGACTCCTTATGGTCGGCGGCGCAGTAGAAGCTGAACTAGCCGCGTGCGTCGATGCCGAGGCTGTTCTCGCTGTGCAGAAAATGAATATCGATCACTGCTTTCTTGGCGCCTGCGCAGTTTCTTCGCAATTAGGCCTTGGAGGATTCAACCCTGCAGATACGCTCTTCAAACGTGTCCTGCTATCCCGCAGCCAGAAAGTAACTGCGCTCGTGACGCTCGACAAACTTGAGACCCGAGCACCGCACGTCATCGGCCCGCTGGAGTTCGTCCATGAGTTGGTTGTTCCACA
This Tunturibacter gelidoferens DNA region includes the following protein-coding sequences:
- a CDS encoding DeoR family transcriptional regulator; translation: MIAERLDAGLSVIASELAEEFQLSEDAIRRDLRALAAEGRCKRVYGGALPVSSASGSLTERIPVQSSEKILLARTGARLIQPRGLIFLDGGSTNLALVAELPENKFLTVATNSVPVANAVLNRKGLRLLMVGGAVEAELAACVDAEAVLAVQKMNIDHCFLGACAVSSQLGLGGFNPADTLFKRVLLSRSQKVTALVTLDKLETRAPHVIGPLEFVHELVVPHDTPSHLLATLEKAGITVLTADEPPQPVATGV
- a CDS encoding DHA2 family efflux MFS transporter permease subunit produces the protein MSDEAGSSGRWKPKVNPWLIAATVALAAFMEVLDTSIANVALPHIAGDLGASTDQGTWVLTSYLVSNAIILPVGAWASSVIGRKNFFLLCITIFTAASFLCGIAPTLPILLISRVLQGVGGGGLQPMAQAIMADSFEEKKRGQAFALYGLVAVLAPSLGPTIGGWITDNYSWRWIFYINLPVGILAFFLVSRLVQDPPWIKADRANLRKLDYIGLGLLTVAMGGMQVMLDKGEENDWFASTFIRIFCFLFVAGMAGLIWWQWRAKNPIMNLRLFKYKNFAICCFLMILVGGVLNAATVLEPQFLQQLMGYTATRAGEALGGGGLALLVVMPLAGIATGRFPARNMAAFGFVCFAGAFYYTSTHFTLTMTFGFASWLRILQMFAIPFAFIAITTAAYVGLPKEASNQVSGIINFVRNVGGSIFIAVTGAIVTNRSLFHQARLQESMQPGNPAFVNRVNALTSYFGGSGKGPGPGLMARAAIYQQLNQQAAAQAYQDIYRLLCWMAMGMVVCAFVLSKNKPGQGAPAGEAMH